In Rhodamnia argentea isolate NSW1041297 chromosome 4, ASM2092103v1, whole genome shotgun sequence, the following proteins share a genomic window:
- the LOC115744551 gene encoding transcription factor bHLH35-like: MESIDEEFHNYWETLMFFQSEELHDCVSEAISRFNGSSSLGAAALPVASKSIVLERNRRKKLNERLFALRALVPKISKMDKASIVKDAIDYIQELREQEGKVRAEIAELESAILKKNPDFKFEQERSPVHPKSKTKRRKLRHDSSKSPDTAPIELLELRVMEVGEKSVVVSLTCSNRGDTMVKLCQAFESLKLKIVTANITALSGKLSKMVFIEKEEKQGKEHIQSKIEAAIAALNNPHAEPSDASAKQL; this comes from the exons ATGGAGTCCATTGATGAGGAATTCCACAATTACTGGGAAACTCTCATGTTCTTCCAATCCGAAGAGCTTCACGA CTGCGTCAGCGAGGCGATTTCCAGATTCAATGGCTCGAGTTCGCTGGGCGCGGCAGCGTTGCCAGTAGCATCTAAAAGCATTGTCTTGGAAAGAAACAGGAGGAAGAAGCTCAATGAAAGGCTCTTTGCACTTAGAGCTCTTGTCCCCAAGATAAGCAAG ATGGATAAGGCGTCAATAGTGAAGGATGCTATTGATTACATCCAAGAGTTGCGTGAGCAAGAAGGGAAAGTCCGAGCCGAGATAGCGGAGCTCGAATCTGCAATTCTGAAGAAAAACCCCGACTTTAAATTTGAGCAAGAACGATCGCCGGTCCACCCAAAATCTAAGACGAAGAGAAGAAAGCTGCGCCATGATAGTTCCAAGAGTCCAGACACCGCTCCAATTGAACTTCTTgag CTGAGAGTGATGGAAGTTGGAGAGAAGAGTGTGGTGGTCAGCTTGACTTGTAGCAACAGAGGAGACACGATGGTTAAACTCTGTCAAGCGTTCGAGTCTCTGAAGCTCAAAATAGTCACCGCCAACATCACCGCCCTCTCGGGGAAGCTTTCGAAGATGGTGTTCATAGAG AAGGAAGAGAAGCAGGGTAAGGAGCACATTCAATCCAAAATCGAAGCCGCCATTGCAGCTCTGAATAATCCTCATGCCGAGCCCTCCGATGCGAGCGCTAAGCAATTATGA
- the LOC115744549 gene encoding mannosyl-oligosaccharide 1,2-alpha-mannosidase MNS1-like isoform X2 gives MTYDKLRRRERSQPAQKMANVHRGKLLTLALIVLLSVSDVANGKDVGDDPATSVRREKVKDAMLHAWTSYEKYAWGFDQLQPQTMNGVDSFGGLGVTIVDALDTLFIMGLDEQFKRARDWVATSLNFNKNYNASVFETTIRMVGGLVSGYDLSGDKVFLEKATDIADRLLPAWNTPSGINYNSINLVTGHAHNYPSANGNSILAEVGTTQLEFIALSQRTNQPKYQEKVEKVIEVLHKNFPADGLLPVYINPRTGKPSPSFITFGALGDSFYEYLLKVWIQGNKTQAVNVYRKMWETSVSGLQSLVRKSTPSGYAYICEKNRNTLINQMNELACFASGMLALGSSGFDPQKAQMILSLAEEIGKTCYNFYQITNTKLAGEDYLFTAGKDMSADSLYNLMRPETVESLFYLWRFTGNKMYQDWGWDIFKAFEKNSRLETGYVGLTNVNTGAKDNLMQSFFLAETLKYLYLLFSPTSVIPLDEWVFNTEAHPLKIVSR, from the exons ATGACTTACGATAAATTGAGAAGGCGGGAGAGATCTCAGCCAGCTCAGAAAATGGCAAACGTTCACCGGGGAAAACTATTAACACTTGCCTTGATCGTATTGCTTTCTGTTTCCGACGTT GCAAACGGGAAAGACGTTGGGGATGATCCAGCGACTAgtgtgaggagagagaaggtgaaAGATGCCATGCTTCACGCGTGGACGTCTTATGAGAAGTATGCCTGGGGATTCGATCAGCTTCAG CCACAGACGATGAATGGGGTCGACAGCTTCGGTGGATTGGGAGTGACCATCGTTGATGCTCTCGACACATTGTTCATCATGGGCCTTGATGAGCAGTTCAAGAGAGCCAGAGA TTGGGTGGCTACCTCCTTGAACTTCAACAAGAATTATAACGCTAGCGTCTTTGAGACAACCATAAG GATGGTAGGTGGACTTGTGAGTGGATATGATCTTTCTGGGGACAAAGTTTTCCTGGAGAAGGCTACAGATATAGCAGATAGGTTGCTGCCTGCATGGAATACCCCTTCTGGAATCAATTATAACAGCATCAACTTGGTTACTGGACATGCTCATAATTATCCTTCAGCTAAT GGAAACAGTATTTTGGCTGAAGTGGGGACAACGCAGCTTGAGTTTATCGCTCTATCTCAAAGGACAAATCAACCCAAGTATCAGGAGAAG GTGGAGAAGGTCATTGAAgtacttcataaaaattttcctgCTGATGGCTTGCTTCCCGTATACATTAATCCTCGGACTGGGAAGCCATCTCCATCGTTTATCACATTTGGTGCCCTGGGCGACAG TTTCTACGAGTATTTACTCAAGGTGTGGATACAGGGGAATAAAACTCAAGCTGTTAACGTCTACAG GAAGATGTGGGAGACTTCAGTGAGTGGCTTGCAAAGCTTGGTCAGGAAATCAACCCCTTCTGGTTATGCATACATATGTGAGAAGAACAGAAACACACTGATAAATCAG ATGAATGAGTTAGCTTGCTTTGCTTCCGGGATGTTGGCTCTAGGATCTTCTGGCTTTGACCCCCAAAAAGCTCAAATGATTCTTTCCCTTGCGGAAGAG ATTGGGAAGACATGCTACAATTTCTATCAGATAACAAATACAAAATTGGCAGGAGAGGACTACCTTTTTACTGCTGGAAAG GACATGAGTGCTGATAGTCTGTATAACCTCATGAGGCCCGAAACTGTCGAGTCACTCTTTTACCTTTGGCGTTTCACCGGGAACAAGATGTATCAAGATTGGGGTTGGGATATATTcaaagcatttgagaagaacAGTCGCTTAGAGACCGGATATGTCGGGCTGACAAAC GTGAATACCGGTGCTAAGGACAACTTGATGCAGAGCTTCTTCCTTGCAGAGACCCTCAAGTATTTGTACCTCCTGTTTTCGCCTACATCAGTGATCCCTCTGGATGAATGGGTGTTCAACACAGAAGCCCATCCTTTGAAGATCGTTTCCAGGTAA
- the LOC115744557 gene encoding suppressor protein SRP40, translating to MESLMFNYASSDEDEEVCRRDEPQSRLSSHSSPSKTTSSFSCLPPPKSSSSSLFSSLTQPKQTLTSSSSSSRSNPKTVRSDEGNSKSPAPVASGSSSRLFSSLPQPKQQSLSNLPPASANSSTRRIVQFRPPVHASLTSPSAIDDDEEDDEDEKEKERKRRRDSESAAQTSSVMSFLSSIPAPRNSSTLGALPSAGSGRRSVIETDASAVGSTGVESSNGSNNQTVGNYSTYETKDSGMDQNGGASEYHEVYGSYHGSYDQNASGSDISCYGAYENYSNHGEYGNYANNTDYATVASAGVVQEMSDGAVRASGKRGRNEIPAEIVEVKQDELMKNRPREDQVKLTGIAFGPSYQPVSTKGKPSKLHKRKHQIGTLYFDMKQKEMELAERRARGFLTKAQTHAKYGW from the exons aTGGAGTCGTTGATGTTTAACTACGCTTCGTCggacgaagatgaagaagttTGTCGTCGCGACGAACCACAATCTCGCCTGTCCTCTCACTCCTCTCCTTCTAAAACCACCTCCTCTTTCTCTTGTCTGCCTCCACCGaaatcatcttcgtcttctctcttctcctctctcaCCCAACCCAAGCAAACcctaacttcttcttcttcttcttctcgctcTAACCCCAAAACCGTTCGCTCCGATGAAGGAAACTCCAAGTCTCCCGCTCCGGTCGCCTCCGGATCCTCCTCCAGACTCTTCTCTTCGCTCCCTCAGCCGAAACAGCAATCGCTGTCGAACCTCCCTCCGGCGAGCGCAAACTCCAGCACGAGGCGGATCGTGCAATTCAGACCTCCCGTTCACGCTTCGCTTACGAGCCCTAGCGCAATcgacgatgacgaagaagatgacgaggatgagaaggagaaggagcgCAAGCGGCGGCGGGATTCTGAATCTGCGGCTCAGACTTCCTCTGTCATGTCCTTCCTTTCGAGCATCCCCGCGCCGCGGAACTCCTCCACTTTGGGCGCCCTTCCTTCCGCTGGTTCTGGCCGGAGATCGGTCATTGAAACAGATGCCTCTGCTGTGGGTTCTACTGGCGTGGAATCGAGCAATGGCAGTAATAATCAAACCGTCGGTAATTATAGCACTTATGAGACTAAGGATTCAGGGATGGATCAAAATGGGGGGGCTTCTGAGTATCACGAGGTTTATGGAAGTTATCATGGCAGCTATGATCAGAATGCTAGCGGGAGTGATATTTCATGCTACGGAGCATACGAAAATTATAGTAATCATGGGGAGTACGGGAATTATGCGAATAATACAGATTATGCAACTGTGGCATCCGCTGGGGTGGTGCAGGAGATGTCCGACGGTGCAGTGAGAGCTTCAGGGAAGAGAGGGAGGAATGAGATTCCAGCGGAAATAGTGGAGGTGAAGCAGGACGAGTTGATGAAGAATCGACCTAGGGAGGACCAGGTGAAATTGACCGGGATTGCTTTTGGACCTTCTTATCAG CCTGTTTCAACAAAAGGAAAGCCTTCCAAACTCCATAAGAGGAAGCATCAGATTGGTACTCTGTACTTTGATATGAAGCAGAAAGAGATGGAGCTTGCAGAACGGCGTGCGAGAGGCTTCCTTACAAAGGCTCAAACGCACGCAAAGTATGGATGGTAA
- the LOC115744550 gene encoding protein At-4/1 isoform X2 produces the protein MEWPQPPPNRRHSLDSWTSSARLKPAAMAATSDSETGTLLSTFDQIYEDFERGVAEIQSLRLSCDAEVRKREALEISCDGLKQDNERLTKLYSSCMNNLADQLESRTKCQRLEEEIKRLIDEHHRKAIEQIGCIELLQQDYTTKVEALETQIRGFQTEKASHETTINQLCHELTTHKIHIQALASRLEQLHFDLDSKYQLEIRDLKDCLLLEQEEKKDLIKKLHNLEKELLITRTKFAQEQRDSATSRQVEILKQKVMNLRRENEILKRKLPASGEG, from the exons ATGGAATGGCCTCAGCCTCCTCCAAACCGAAGACACAGTCTCGACAGTTGGACCTCGTCGGCGAGACTCAAACCCGCTGCAATGGCGGCGACCAGTGACAGCGAAACGGGAACGCTCCTTTCGacctttgatcaaatctatgaA GATTTTGAGAGAGGAGTAGCAGAGATCCAATCGCTGAGGTTGAGCTGTGATGCCGAGGTTAGAAAGCGAGAAGCTCTTGAAATCAGTTGTGACGGCCTAAAACAAG ACAACGAGAGGCTCACAAAGCTGTACTCAAGTTGCATGAACAATTTGGCTGATCAG CTTGAAAGTCGCACTAAATGCCAGAgattggaagaggaaattaagagacTGATTGATGAACACCACCGTAAAGCAATT GAGCAAATTGGGTGTATAGAATTGCTGCAACAAGATTATACAACTAAGGTTGAAGCGTTAGAGACCCAGATTAG AGGCTTTCAAACAGAGAAAGCGTCACATGAAACAACCATTAATCAACTCTGCCACGAGTTAACAACACATAAAATCCATATCCAAGCTCTAGCAAGCAGGTTAGAGCAGCTCCATTTTGACTTGGATTCAAAAT ATCAACTCGAGATTCGGGATTTGAAGGACTGTCTTCTACTTGAgcaggaggagaagaaagactTGATTAAGAAGCTTCATAATCTAGAAAAGGAAT TGCTTATAACCAGAACAAAGTTTGCTCAAGAGCAACGAGATTCAGCTACAAGTCGGCAGGTGGAAATACTTAAGCAGAAGGTTATGAACTTGAGGAGGGAAAACGAAATTCTGAAAAGGAAGCTCCCTGCTTCAGGAGAGGGGTAG
- the LOC115744549 gene encoding mannosyl-oligosaccharide 1,2-alpha-mannosidase MNS1-like isoform X1: MTYDKLRRRERSQPAQKMANVHRGKLLTLALIVLLSVSDVACGHRTSSREQLEANGKDVGDDPATSVRREKVKDAMLHAWTSYEKYAWGFDQLQPQTMNGVDSFGGLGVTIVDALDTLFIMGLDEQFKRARDWVATSLNFNKNYNASVFETTIRMVGGLVSGYDLSGDKVFLEKATDIADRLLPAWNTPSGINYNSINLVTGHAHNYPSANGNSILAEVGTTQLEFIALSQRTNQPKYQEKVEKVIEVLHKNFPADGLLPVYINPRTGKPSPSFITFGALGDSFYEYLLKVWIQGNKTQAVNVYRKMWETSVSGLQSLVRKSTPSGYAYICEKNRNTLINQMNELACFASGMLALGSSGFDPQKAQMILSLAEEIGKTCYNFYQITNTKLAGEDYLFTAGKDMSADSLYNLMRPETVESLFYLWRFTGNKMYQDWGWDIFKAFEKNSRLETGYVGLTNVNTGAKDNLMQSFFLAETLKYLYLLFSPTSVIPLDEWVFNTEAHPLKIVSR, from the exons ATGACTTACGATAAATTGAGAAGGCGGGAGAGATCTCAGCCAGCTCAGAAAATGGCAAACGTTCACCGGGGAAAACTATTAACACTTGCCTTGATCGTATTGCTTTCTGTTTCCGACGTTGCTTGCGGCCATCGCACTTCCTCAAGGGAGCAACTCGAGGCAAACGGGAAAGACGTTGGGGATGATCCAGCGACTAgtgtgaggagagagaaggtgaaAGATGCCATGCTTCACGCGTGGACGTCTTATGAGAAGTATGCCTGGGGATTCGATCAGCTTCAG CCACAGACGATGAATGGGGTCGACAGCTTCGGTGGATTGGGAGTGACCATCGTTGATGCTCTCGACACATTGTTCATCATGGGCCTTGATGAGCAGTTCAAGAGAGCCAGAGA TTGGGTGGCTACCTCCTTGAACTTCAACAAGAATTATAACGCTAGCGTCTTTGAGACAACCATAAG GATGGTAGGTGGACTTGTGAGTGGATATGATCTTTCTGGGGACAAAGTTTTCCTGGAGAAGGCTACAGATATAGCAGATAGGTTGCTGCCTGCATGGAATACCCCTTCTGGAATCAATTATAACAGCATCAACTTGGTTACTGGACATGCTCATAATTATCCTTCAGCTAAT GGAAACAGTATTTTGGCTGAAGTGGGGACAACGCAGCTTGAGTTTATCGCTCTATCTCAAAGGACAAATCAACCCAAGTATCAGGAGAAG GTGGAGAAGGTCATTGAAgtacttcataaaaattttcctgCTGATGGCTTGCTTCCCGTATACATTAATCCTCGGACTGGGAAGCCATCTCCATCGTTTATCACATTTGGTGCCCTGGGCGACAG TTTCTACGAGTATTTACTCAAGGTGTGGATACAGGGGAATAAAACTCAAGCTGTTAACGTCTACAG GAAGATGTGGGAGACTTCAGTGAGTGGCTTGCAAAGCTTGGTCAGGAAATCAACCCCTTCTGGTTATGCATACATATGTGAGAAGAACAGAAACACACTGATAAATCAG ATGAATGAGTTAGCTTGCTTTGCTTCCGGGATGTTGGCTCTAGGATCTTCTGGCTTTGACCCCCAAAAAGCTCAAATGATTCTTTCCCTTGCGGAAGAG ATTGGGAAGACATGCTACAATTTCTATCAGATAACAAATACAAAATTGGCAGGAGAGGACTACCTTTTTACTGCTGGAAAG GACATGAGTGCTGATAGTCTGTATAACCTCATGAGGCCCGAAACTGTCGAGTCACTCTTTTACCTTTGGCGTTTCACCGGGAACAAGATGTATCAAGATTGGGGTTGGGATATATTcaaagcatttgagaagaacAGTCGCTTAGAGACCGGATATGTCGGGCTGACAAAC GTGAATACCGGTGCTAAGGACAACTTGATGCAGAGCTTCTTCCTTGCAGAGACCCTCAAGTATTTGTACCTCCTGTTTTCGCCTACATCAGTGATCCCTCTGGATGAATGGGTGTTCAACACAGAAGCCCATCCTTTGAAGATCGTTTCCAGGTAA
- the LOC115744550 gene encoding protein At-4/1 isoform X1, whose product MEWPQPPPNRRHSLDSWTSSARLKPAAMAATSDSETGTLLSTFDQIYEDFERGVAEIQSLRLSCDAEVRKREALEISCDGLKQDNERLTKLYSSCMNNLADQLESRTKCQRLEEEIKRLIDEHHRKAIEQIGCIELLQQDYTTKVEALETQIRGFQTEKASHETTINQLCHELTTHKIHIQALASRLEQLHFDLDSKYQLEIRDLKDCLLLEQEEKKDLIKKLHNLEKECASAVASLLFFFSSTIDLSFLPVLDYPKYPVSAYNQNKVCSRATRFSYKSAGGNT is encoded by the exons ATGGAATGGCCTCAGCCTCCTCCAAACCGAAGACACAGTCTCGACAGTTGGACCTCGTCGGCGAGACTCAAACCCGCTGCAATGGCGGCGACCAGTGACAGCGAAACGGGAACGCTCCTTTCGacctttgatcaaatctatgaA GATTTTGAGAGAGGAGTAGCAGAGATCCAATCGCTGAGGTTGAGCTGTGATGCCGAGGTTAGAAAGCGAGAAGCTCTTGAAATCAGTTGTGACGGCCTAAAACAAG ACAACGAGAGGCTCACAAAGCTGTACTCAAGTTGCATGAACAATTTGGCTGATCAG CTTGAAAGTCGCACTAAATGCCAGAgattggaagaggaaattaagagacTGATTGATGAACACCACCGTAAAGCAATT GAGCAAATTGGGTGTATAGAATTGCTGCAACAAGATTATACAACTAAGGTTGAAGCGTTAGAGACCCAGATTAG AGGCTTTCAAACAGAGAAAGCGTCACATGAAACAACCATTAATCAACTCTGCCACGAGTTAACAACACATAAAATCCATATCCAAGCTCTAGCAAGCAGGTTAGAGCAGCTCCATTTTGACTTGGATTCAAAAT ATCAACTCGAGATTCGGGATTTGAAGGACTGTCTTCTACTTGAgcaggaggagaagaaagactTGATTAAGAAGCTTCATAATCTAGAAAAGGAATGTGCGTCAGCAGTTGCTTcacttctatttttcttttcaagtacAATAGATCTTTCCTTTTTGCCTGTTCTGGACTATCCTAAATACCCAGTAAG TGCTTATAACCAGAACAAAGTTTGCTCAAGAGCAACGAGATTCAGCTACAAGTCGGCAGGTGGAAATACTTAA